The Gloeobacter violaceus PCC 7421 DNA window AGCGCAGCTGCCACAGCACCGCCTCGTCCCCGTCCTCGTCCGCCTCCTCAGGTTCAAGCAGCTGCAAACAGAGCACAAACGGTGCGGCGACGCGCGCTGCGCTCAGGCGTTCGCGCCAACGCCGCCAGTGCCGGTAGTCTTCGAGGGCGCCGGGCACAGCTGCGGACCAGGGCTGGATGCGGGGTGTGAGACAGCTCTGTACCAGCGAGTTGTGGATTTGTTGGCCCAAAGCGGCGGTCACCGGGATCGCACCCACGGCGGCATGGAGGAGGTTTTCGCCAAAGTGGTGCAGCAGGTCCTGTTTGGCAAAGCAGGCGGCGACTTGGGGCCGATCCGCACGACCGCTCGCACAGACAGTGGGCATGCCCTCGGCATACTGCGCCACTGCCGCTGCGTAGTGCTCGCAAACCAGCTCCCAGCCCGGGTAGAGCTCATCGGGGGCTGTTTTGGATTTGCCGCGCCCCCGGGGCAGCTCCCGGTACCGCAAAGCCGGGATGTAACGGTCCTTGAAGATCTGCACTTTGAGAAACTGGCAGAAATGGTGCCAGAAAAGCAGGTCACTCCCGAACTGCACTTCGCTCCGTTGCTCCTGCAGCTGAAAGTGCAGGTCGTGCAGCAGACGAATCAGGCCGGGGCTGCCCACCGCCTGCGGCACCAGCGGCAGACGCAAACAATCGACCTGCCAGTACTGCAAAGCGGACGACTCGGGTAGTTCGATTTGCTGATGGCGCGCCGATTCCAGCGAAGGTAGGGGACGATCGTCGGCAGTAGGCAACAAAAAATAGCAGGCAACGATCCCGCTTTGAGGATTGGGGGCGATACCCAGGGTGTTGATCAAAAATTGTTGGAGTGCCTGTTTTTTCAGGTGAGCAGGATGGACGTTCGCGGCATCGGCCGTGCGGCTTTTGTGTGGCGGTGTTTCAACCCACAGATAGAACGCGCCCGGCGCGACGTAGCAATCGCTTTGATCAGGAATCCAGGTACCGTGGAGGATGTGCATAGGCAGCAACGAAGCGCTGTACGCATAGCTTCTAGTGTAGTGCGAGAAGAATGTCGCTTCTGCCGACGGCTACAGCTTGAGCCGAAACACAGTGCCGTTGCCGGAGTCTGCCCCGCTCGATGTCGTGCCATAGAGCGTACCAGGAGCGACCAGCAACAGATCTGCGCGGGGTCTGGCGCCGTCTTTGCCGTCAAAAGCGTGGAGAACCCGAAACGAACCATTCGCAGCAATCCGATAGATCGTCCCCTGACTGTGGGCGCCTCCGGCGGCGGTAGTCCCGTAAAGGGTGCCGTCGGGAGCGCGCGTCACTCCGGCAGAAGGCTCCCGGCCGTCGGAACCCCGAAAAGCATGTAGGGTCGTTAGACGCCCTGCGGGGCTCAGCTTGAACACAGTCCCCAGGCCGAACCGGCCCCCGAAACTGGTGGTGCCGTAGAGGTTTCCCCGACTATCCAAACTCAACCCGGCAATCGGGCCGGAACCGTCTTGGACATTAAAAGTGTGCAGTGTCTCGAACCGGCCGCTGGGGTTCCACCGAAAAATCGTTCCGGCGCCGGTGCCGCCGCCGGAGGTGGTGCCGTAGAGGGTACCGTCGGGGGCGGCTGCCAGATTGCCCTGGGGTATGGCGCCGCCTTTGCCGGTGAAGTTGTGTAGGGCCTGGAACACGCCCTTCTCGATTTTGAAGAGCGTACCGTGGCCGCTGCTGCCTTCGTAGGAGGCGACGCCAAAAAGGGTGCCTTTGCCGTCGAGGACCACGCCTGCTCCGGGATAGATGCCCCCCGCGCCGCCAAAGGTGTGCAGGATCGACAAAACGCCGCCTGCTGAGAATTTGAAGACCGCCCCGGCATCGGAAGGACCGCCGTAGTAGGTACTGCCGTAAAGATTGCCGACGCTGTCGGGCACCAGGCCGACGGGGTTGGACGGCGCGTCCCTGTCAGCGCCGAAGGCATGCAGAACCGAAAATCGATTCCTGGTATCGAGCTTGTAGAGTGTTCCCCGCTCGTGGAGACCGCCGCGGTAAGCAGTCCCGTGGAGTATGCCGTCTGAGGAGCGCACGAGTTTGCCGCCCGGAACCGCTCCGTCCCTTTGGCCAAAGGCGTGCAGAGTGGTCAACCTCTGGGCAGCGGCCGGAGTGTACCCACCCGACCAGAACAACCAGACAGCCACCCCCGCCGGCCCGAAAATCTGCAGGGCAATCGCCGCGGATTTCACCCTGCCGTACCCCGCAACATCTGTTGCACCAGTTGCTTGAACATGCTTCTACCGTGGCTTAGAACCGGCGCAGGTAGTTTACAACAAGTTCGACGGCACGGGCCACACCGTCCTCGGCGCGGATGGCGCCGCCCAATTCGGCGGCCCGTCGCCGCATGCTGCTATCGCCTGCCAGCGCTTTGAGGGCAACCGCCAGAGGGGTCGCCTGCAGATCTTTGAGCGGCAGCGGACGGGGACCGGCCCCCAATTCGGCCAGCCGCCGGCCCCAGAAAAATTGATCGCCAAGCAAGGGTACAGCTAGGGCCGGCACCCCCGCCCGCAGCGCCGCCGCCACCGTCCCGGCGCCGCCATGGGTGACCACACCGCTGACCCGAGGGAACAACCAGTCGTGGGGAACTGCGTCGATTTGAAAACATCCATCAGGCATCCGGCCGCTCTGCAGACCACCCCACCCGCGCAGCAGCACCGCCCGCTGCCCGGATAGCCGAATGGCCTCCAGAACTTTTTGGGTCAAGGCAGTCGAGGCCCTGGGCACCATCGAACCGAAACCCACCGCCACCGGCGGCGGTCCCGCCTGCATAAACGCCTCCAAATCCGTAGGCGGCAGCCAGTCCCGCGGGGCGTCCAGAAACCAGTAGCCGGTAACGTGCTGGTTGGCAGGCCAGTCGGAAGCCGCCGGGGCGAGCGCACCGCTGAAGGGATACAGCCAGGGCATCGCCCGATACTCAGGGAGCCGGTATGGCCCCCACGCAGGCAGCGTCCGTAGCCCCAATTCCTGGCGCAGTTGGTTGGTCCTGGCGCGCAGCGGATGCCAGACCAGTTGTTCAAAAAGCCGGTAGCTTCCGAGGTTGAGCCACCCGCCAAGGCTCGCGACCCCGAACATCGGATAGGCAAAGGCCCGTGTCGGTGTTGTCGGCCAATAACACACCGCGAAGGCGGGTATCCTGTTCGCCTGGGCACAGTGCCAGACCGGGTAGGTGACGGGCGTATAGATCACCGCATCGGCATCCCGGCAAGCGGCCCGGCAATCGGCCACCAGCCGCTCGTGTTGGCTTGCCAGCCAGCGGGCGCCTTCCAGCAACCACTTCCAGCCCTGGCCCAACTCGAAGATGCGCTGCACCTGCGGGTCTTCGAGAAGTTTCTGCGAGTCGCCCGCAAGCGGCGCGAACTCCAGATCCCAACCGCCGACAAACCCACGAAAATTCTCGTGGGTGGCGATTCGGACTCGGTATCCGGATGCCTGCAATCCTCTGCCCAGGGCCACCAGAGGCTGCACATCCCCCCGGCTGCCCAGCGTCAACATCACAATGCGCTGCATCCCCCAATCCCCATTATTGTGGCCCGAGATTTGCCAATTATAAAGACTATTGGGGCGCATAGGTTCTTCGATTCGCTATCTTGCTCACCGGTCCTACCCGGTGGGGAGAGACCCCTTATCGCAGCCGGGCAATCCAGCAAGCACCCGGCCCCCAGCCGTCCAGCCAACCCAACAGCGGCTCGACCGGTAGGGGCGGAAAACGGACGGCCTCCTGCAGCGAGACGAGCCGCCAACCCCCCAGTTTTGCTGCCTGCTCCAGCCGCTCCGGCGTGAAGAAGCGCCCCTGGTAGTACGGGTGGGAAGTGAACGGCCCAAACAACTGCTGCTGCACCCCCCAGAGGCTGCCCCGGTTGAGCACGCACACCACCGCCTCCCCGCGGCACACCCGGCGCATCTCGCGCATCGCCCCGCCTTGATCGCGCACGAATTCGAGCACGTTGGCACACAGCAGCCGTTCGAAGCGACCGTCCGCAAAAGGCAATGCGTTCACCCCAGCGATCTGAAATTCGCCCCCAGGCACCCGCCGCCGGGCCAGTTCCACCAGATCCGCGTCCGGGTCGATGCCGGTCACGCGCGCCCCGGCTCTGGCCAGCAATTCGCTGTAATGGCCGGCCCCGCAGCCGACATCGAGCGCTTCAACCCCACCCAGCGGCCTGAGCAACGGCTCCACCGCCTCCCAGACCCGCCGCAGATAACGTCTGCCCAGAGGGCCTGCGTAGTAATCGTCCAGATCGGCAAAGCCGGTGGCCACAGCCATCGCAAGGGAGCCTTCGTCGCTATAGTCGTCCAGTTTAAGCTCCGGCCGCGCCGATGCGAGCGTGACCCGGTGGGGCTGTGCCTCCTCAAGGACGGTCGCATGACTAGGGCACAGAGACACCGAACAGCTGCTGGTACTCTTTTGGAAAGTGGCCGCGCACATCGCGCATCTCGCCCTCACTCACCGCTTCGGTGAGCACCTCGACGACCGCCCGGGCGCGCCGCTCGGCCTCGGCGACGTCAATCCCCGCTTTTTGGGCGATGCGCTCGTAAAATTCGTCAAGGGCAAAACGTTCGCCGCGGGCGTCGGCATTTTCGAGGGGGCTGAGAAATGCGGCGATGCCCTGGGGCAGTTGGGCGGCCAGATGGTGAGGCTCGCGCCCGGCCATGTGCTCGCGCAGGATCTCAAGCACAGCCTGAATCGCACTCAGCGCTTGCACTTGCGAATCGAGACCGGCCTCGACGCGCACTTTTTTGACAAACTGGTCGTGGTCCATGGCTAAACATTCCTTTGCGAAGAACTGCTCGTATGCAGAGGCTAACTCCGCTTGCTCCATCAACCGTCCGCCCATCGGCGTAATCTCGGCGGATATAGGACGCCCCGACTGGAATGGTCCAGCCGGGGCAAAGCGATCAGTCGTCTTCGAGCACTTCGCGGATGCGACGCTCCAGCCGATCGAGGTCGAGGCTGCCCTCGTCGCGACTGATCCGGCGGACGGTCGGGTTGACATTGGCCAGATCCAGCAGTAAATCGCGCAGGATCTGCTGCTGCTGCCGCGACTGGATGACCTCACGCGGTTCTTGCACTAGGTCGCGGACAATCGAGTCTTCGGCGCGCGAAGCGACGATCGGATCGGCCTGACCCTGAACGCCCACGAACGTGCGGCGGCCCGGACCGCGATCTTGCTCGATCGGGATGATCGCTGTCACCTGGTCGGAGCGGACGTACTTGCCGAAACCGAGCGGTACAAGCACAGAGGATTGGATGTGCATTTGATGCAGAACCCCTAATTTCACTTGAGTCTTTATGTATCAATTTTAACTTTTTCGGGCGGGATCGGCCAGTTTTTTTGCCATAATCCGCTGCACAAAACCGAAACTCGCCATTCAGACAGTTTGCTCGCTGGTGCCCTCCGGAAAGGATAGCAAGGCGGCGGCAAAAAAAGCAGAGTGCTGCAATAAATGTAAATAAATTATCGGCAACTGTGTTCAACGGTTAACCGCTGCGTGGCAGAACAAAGGCAGCGACAGCCGCGGGTGCAGCGGCATGGTTCGCTCCTAAACCTCGGGCCGGTAGGCGGGGTATTTGGCCAGGATCGCAGCCAGCTTTTGCTTGGTGGCTTGCGGTACGTCCTCGGGTTGGGTGAGCAGGGCGTACTTGAGGGCGGAGTGGCTGGCGCAGGGCGGAGCTGCTGCGTGCAGGCGTTCCACCACAGCGCGCACGATGCGCTGGGCATTCTCGGCGTTCTTGTGGAGGTTGTCGATAATCAGCTCCACCGTCACCGCGCCGTGGTCGGGGTGCCAGCAGTCGTAGTCGGTGACCAGCGCCATCGTCGCGTAGCAAATTTCCGCTTCGCGGGCGAGTTTCGCCTCTTGCAGATTAGTCATGCCGATGATGTCCATGCCCCAGCTGCGGTAGAGCCGCGATTCAGCCAAAGTCGAGAAGGCCGGTCCTTCCATGCACACGTAGGTGCCGCCGGTGTGGATGCGCGTCTCGCCAATCAACTCGACGCCGCGCGCCGCCTCGGCCGCCAGGTGGGCAAGTTCCGTGCAGATGGGCTGGTCGAAGCCGATGTGGGCCACCAGGCCGCCACCAAAAAAAGTCGAGGGCCGGTCCTTGGTGCGGTCAAAAAACTGATCCGGAAAGACGATGTCGCGCGGCCGGTACTCCTCGCGCAGCGAACCTACCGCTGAGGCGGAGAGGAGATATTCCACCCCCAGCATCTTCATCGCGTAGATGTTCGCCTGAAAGGGCAACTCGGCCGGCAAAAGCCGGTGGCCGCGGCCGTGGCGGGGCAGAAAGGCGACGCGTTCGCCTGCGAGGGTGCCGATGACCAGGGCGTCGGAGGGTGGACCAAAGGGGGTGTTGAACTGCACTTCGACGGTGTCGGCAAGGTCGGCCATCTGGTAGAGACCGCTGCCGCCGATCACCCCGATGCGGGCCTGGGGATAGCTCATGGTGTGGCGGATGCACTGCGCTCTTAGTCTACCGGTCTCGGTTCTTGCGCAGTGCATCCAATTCTGGGCAAGCGGGCAGGGGCTTGCCTGGAAGCAGGCTCCAACCGGCATGCGACGATCATTATTAATGATTAATGCATTTGGTGAAACAACTTTGTCTAAATGCTAAGCTTTTGATGTCAGCAAACTTGTGTGGACAACCCAATGGCCAATCCACGTCCAAATCTGGATAATCTCCGTAACAGCGGTAAGGGTCGGCCACGCTTGAACCATCCCACCGTCGCCATCCGCATGGCGCCTCAGACCAGGAGTGCCCTGGAGTTCCTTGCCGCTCAGTACGGCTGTGTGCACGGCGGCGAACCCTGGATAGGCGGCCTGATGGCGAAAATAGCCAGGGGCGAGTTGTTGGTGGTTCCCGCACCTCCTGCACGTCCGGGTGGAGCCCTCGCGCCGCGGCAGCCCTCGAGCGATGAAGATCGGGCCTGGTTGGAGTCGGATCTTGCCGGTCTTGGCCGGTACGAGCCCTACGACTGGGGTGGTGTCGATCCTTTAAGCCTGGGTTCAGCGGTGGTCAAGGGGCAGGTCGAGGGACGCCCATGACGCTGGCCGTCGGTGACATCGTGATCGCCCGTTTCCCTGAGCAAGATCCGCAGGGGCATGAGCAAGAGGGGCTCCGTCCCGCTGTCGTCGTAGGCAACCCCGAGGCGCTTGGTAAGCCGCGTTTCGCGATCACGGTGGTGATCCCACTTACCAGTTATCGATCCCAAAGCTGGGTTGAAGCCTCACCGGCGCTCTACCCAAGGCTCAAAGCCGGAGAGGGATTGCTTCCGCAGGAGTCGGTTGCCCTGCTCGAACAGATCCGGGCGCTGGATCGCTCGCGCGTGGTGCGCTACCTGGGAACGCTCACTCCGAGGCAATACAAAGCGCTCCGCTCGGGTCTAAAGCGGCTGTTGAGCGGTTGAGTCGGCTGATCACAGACGGATATAACTCGGACAATATTTGAGAATCCACCTGAGGTGAGGCACCTTCAATTCCGATTGCCGTTACCCCGCTCCTGGTCGCGGCGGACGAGATAATCGTTGATGGCTTCCTGACGGCGATTGGCCGCTCGCAATTCCTCGACCGCTTGGCCAACGTTCGTGGTGGTATCGGCGAGCCGCTGCAATATCTGGTCGTACCGCTCGAAGCGCTGCGTGCTCACGTCTATGAAGCGCTCGGTGATACCACTCAACCGTTCAAGGCCAGTCTCCAGCGGCTTCAGGCGTTCTTCGCTCATGTAACCAGGCTCCTTGAATTTGGTGTGCCGATAGCCTGCCTCTTTCCTATAAGGGTATCTTTTCAGCAGGCTCCGTTGTTCTACTCGTACCGCATCGCCACTGCCGGATCGACTTTTGCGGCTTTGCGGGCCGGAACATAGCAAGCCACCAGAGCGACGCCGCACAGGAGCACGCTCAAGGCAACGTAGGTCGCCGGATCTGCGGCGCTGACTCCAAAGAGTAAGCCGGTGAGCAGCCGGGCAACAGCCAGGCTTGCTGCCAGGCCAAGGGCAATGCCGACTAGCGCCAGAGCCATTCCCTGACCCACGACCATGCGCACGATATCGCCGGGAAGTGCTCCAAGGGCAAGGCGCACGCCGATTTCGTGGCTGCGCTGACCGACAGAATAGGCAATCACCCCATAAAGGCCGATCGCCACAAGCAGCAGGGCGACCGCTGCAAAAATTCCCACCAGCAGCGCCCGCAAGCGGGGCTGGACGATCGAATCGGCAACGATTTGTTCGTGGGTAGTGAAATTAGCAACCGCCTGATCGCGATCGATGGCTTTGAGAGCGGCACGAACGGAATTGCTCAGCTGTGCCGGCTCGCCGGCCGTGCGCAAGATCAAAGCCATGTAGCCCGCTCCGTCCTGGGCATAGGGGACATAAATTTGGAACCCGGCTTCACTTTCCAGGCTGGATTGTTTCACATCGCCCACGACGCCGACAATCTGCGCCCACCGGCTGGCTCCGGAGCGCGCTGTCAGTCGAATGCGCTTGCCGAGAGGATCGGCGTTCGGAAAAAGCTGCAGCGCCATGCTCCGGTTGATGATCGCCACCCTGGGAGCGTCCAGATTGTCCTGTCGCGTAAACAGGCGACCCCGCTGGAGCGGTATGGCCATCGCCTTGAAATAATCGGGGGTGATCAGGTTGGTACGGGCGAAGGGAGCTTGTCCGGGCGGCTGGGGGCGGCCTTCGATCGCAAAAGGCACCGCGTTGCTTCGGGGGCCGTCGAGGGGTACATTGCGCACCGCGGCTACGACTTTGACCCCCGGCAGGAGCCGAAGACTGTCCAGTGCCCGATCAAAGTAAGCGATTCTCCCTCTGGCGTTCGGATATTTCGACTCCTCAAGTCCCAAGTAGGTGATGAGGACATTGCGAGAATCGAAGCCCGGCTGGGTTGCCTGGAGACGCAGGAAGCTCTGGGCCATCAGCCCCGCCGAGACCAGCAGCACCATCGACAGGGCCACCTCGGCCACGACCAGGCCGCCGCGGAATCGGTTGGCGCGTCTTCCGTCCGTCGTACCCCGACCGCCCTCTTTGAGCGCTTCTGTGAGATCAAACTTGAGAGCCTGCCGGGCCGGGGCCAACCCGAAAAGCACCCCGCTTATCGTGGCGACGGCCAGGGCAAAACCGAGCACGGTTCCATCGACGCTCACCTCATCGAAGCGGGGAAAGCGCGCCCACCAGACCAGATCCAACAATTGCCTCACACCCCACAGGGCGAGACCTACCCCCAGGGCGCCGCCCAGCAGGGCAAGCAGCACGTTCTCGGTGAGCAATTGCCGAATGATCCGTCCGCGCGTGGCCCCGAGCGCCGCGCGGATTACCATTTCCTTCTGTCGGGAAGCTGTGCGGGCCAGTTGTAAAT harbors:
- a CDS encoding choice-of-anchor tandem repeat GloVer-containing protein, which encodes MKSAAIALQIFGPAGVAVWLFWSGGYTPAAAQRLTTLHAFGQRDGAVPGGKLVRSSDGILHGTAYRGGLHERGTLYKLDTRNRFSVLHAFGADRDAPSNPVGLVPDSVGNLYGSTYYGGPSDAGAVFKFSAGGVLSILHTFGGAGGIYPGAGVVLDGKGTLFGVASYEGSSGHGTLFKIEKGVFQALHNFTGKGGAIPQGNLAAAPDGTLYGTTSGGGTGAGTIFRWNPSGRFETLHTFNVQDGSGPIAGLSLDSRGNLYGTTSFGGRFGLGTVFKLSPAGRLTTLHAFRGSDGREPSAGVTRAPDGTLYGTTAAGGAHSQGTIYRIAANGSFRVLHAFDGKDGARPRADLLLVAPGTLYGTTSSGADSGNGTVFRLKL
- a CDS encoding glycosyltransferase, whose product is MQRIVMLTLGSRGDVQPLVALGRGLQASGYRVRIATHENFRGFVGGWDLEFAPLAGDSQKLLEDPQVQRIFELGQGWKWLLEGARWLASQHERLVADCRAACRDADAVIYTPVTYPVWHCAQANRIPAFAVCYWPTTPTRAFAYPMFGVASLGGWLNLGSYRLFEQLVWHPLRARTNQLRQELGLRTLPAWGPYRLPEYRAMPWLYPFSGALAPAASDWPANQHVTGYWFLDAPRDWLPPTDLEAFMQAGPPPVAVGFGSMVPRASTALTQKVLEAIRLSGQRAVLLRGWGGLQSGRMPDGCFQIDAVPHDWLFPRVSGVVTHGGAGTVAAALRAGVPALAVPLLGDQFFWGRRLAELGAGPRPLPLKDLQATPLAVALKALAGDSSMRRRAAELGGAIRAEDGVARAVELVVNYLRRF
- a CDS encoding class I SAM-dependent methyltransferase, whose amino-acid sequence is MSLCPSHATVLEEAQPHRVTLASARPELKLDDYSDEGSLAMAVATGFADLDDYYAGPLGRRYLRRVWEAVEPLLRPLGGVEALDVGCGAGHYSELLARAGARVTGIDPDADLVELARRRVPGGEFQIAGVNALPFADGRFERLLCANVLEFVRDQGGAMREMRRVCRGEAVVCVLNRGSLWGVQQQLFGPFTSHPYYQGRFFTPERLEQAAKLGGWRLVSLQEAVRFPPLPVEPLLGWLDGWGPGACWIARLR
- a CDS encoding DUF2267 domain-containing protein; this encodes MDHDQFVKKVRVEAGLDSQVQALSAIQAVLEILREHMAGREPHHLAAQLPQGIAAFLSPLENADARGERFALDEFYERIAQKAGIDVAEAERRARAVVEVLTEAVSEGEMRDVRGHFPKEYQQLFGVSVP
- a CDS encoding S-methyl-5'-thioadenosine phosphorylase → MSYPQARIGVIGGSGLYQMADLADTVEVQFNTPFGPPSDALVIGTLAGERVAFLPRHGRGHRLLPAELPFQANIYAMKMLGVEYLLSASAVGSLREEYRPRDIVFPDQFFDRTKDRPSTFFGGGLVAHIGFDQPICTELAHLAAEAARGVELIGETRIHTGGTYVCMEGPAFSTLAESRLYRSWGMDIIGMTNLQEAKLAREAEICYATMALVTDYDCWHPDHGAVTVELIIDNLHKNAENAQRIVRAVVERLHAAAPPCASHSALKYALLTQPEDVPQATKQKLAAILAKYPAYRPEV
- a CDS encoding type II toxin-antitoxin system PemK/MazF family toxin, with amino-acid sequence MTLAVGDIVIARFPEQDPQGHEQEGLRPAVVVGNPEALGKPRFAITVVIPLTSYRSQSWVEASPALYPRLKAGEGLLPQESVALLEQIRALDRSRVVRYLGTLTPRQYKALRSGLKRLLSG
- a CDS encoding ABC transporter permease, translating into MDSKQTPSLAQRVYGRLLGILPAEFRREYGAEMLLVFCESYGEEQQQRNTLRLAFFWWEALADVLATACKQHLDALGQDLRYAARMLAKSPLFTVVAVLTLGLGIGATTAMFSFVNAVLLKPLPYPNAEQLVTLWESNGSNEREAVSFPNFNDWREQSRVFSGLAAYDYFNFDAKGREGTIDVRGLVVSANIFAVLGVEPAQGRAFVPAEDGPGHRVLVISHRFWQRHFGGQPGVVGKALNIGNQDWTVIGIMPAGFPFPDRGIDVWAPIVTAVGGIDELRPWLERRGARSWYTVARLKPGISQQEAQAQMTVVADRLAGQYPETNAGWSVQTASLYDQKVGGVRPSLLALFGMMVLVLLIACANVANLQLARTASRQKEMVIRAALGATRGRIIRQLLTENVLLALLGGALGVGLALWGVRQLLDLVWWARFPRFDEVSVDGTVLGFALAVATISGVLFGLAPARQALKFDLTEALKEGGRGTTDGRRANRFRGGLVVAEVALSMVLLVSAGLMAQSFLRLQATQPGFDSRNVLITYLGLEESKYPNARGRIAYFDRALDSLRLLPGVKVVAAVRNVPLDGPRSNAVPFAIEGRPQPPGQAPFARTNLITPDYFKAMAIPLQRGRLFTRQDNLDAPRVAIINRSMALQLFPNADPLGKRIRLTARSGASRWAQIVGVVGDVKQSSLESEAGFQIYVPYAQDGAGYMALILRTAGEPAQLSNSVRAALKAIDRDQAVANFTTHEQIVADSIVQPRLRALLVGIFAAVALLLVAIGLYGVIAYSVGQRSHEIGVRLALGALPGDIVRMVVGQGMALALVGIALGLAASLAVARLLTGLLFGVSAADPATYVALSVLLCGVALVACYVPARKAAKVDPAVAMRYE